The Ovis canadensis isolate MfBH-ARS-UI-01 breed Bighorn chromosome 18, ARS-UI_OviCan_v2, whole genome shotgun sequence genome has a segment encoding these proteins:
- the PML gene encoding protein PML isoform X4: MQQDPEPAGSPGPQQDPALPHSPSMPPPEALSEGHQSSHSDSPTEQATEEEFQFLRCQGCRAEAKCPKLLPCLHTLCSGCLEESGIQCPVCQAPWPSGAGAQALDNVFFESLQRRLSVYQQIAREQAFCTRCKELAHYWCFECEQLICAKCFEAHQWFLKHEARPLAELRSQSVREFLDGTRKSNNIFCSNPNHRSPMLTSIYCRGCSKPLCCSCALLDRDHGELKCDISMEIQQRQDELDTMTQDLQEQDRSFGAAQAQMRSAISQLGRVRADTEEFIRERVREVVAHVLEQERELLEGVGARYQRDYEEIAGQLGRLDAVLQRIRMGSVLVQRMKLYASDQEVLDMHDFLRKALHQLRQEEPQSLRATVHTDSFNEFRVRLQGLVSCITQGRDAALSRRASPEAASTPRDTCGPDPGIFATQGSNPGLQHWRQTL; encoded by the exons ATGCAGCAGGATCCGGAACCTGCCGGATCTCCGGGGCCCCAGCAGGACCCCGCACTGCCCCACTCCCCCAGCATGCCTCCCCCGGAGGCACTCTCCGAAGGCCACCAGTCCAGCCACAGCGACAGCCCCACAGAG CAAGCCACGGAGGAAGAGTTCCAGTTCTTGCGCTGCCAGGGCTGCCGGGCAGAAGCTAAGTGCCCCAAGCTGCTGCCTTGTCTGCATACGCTGTGCTCAGGATGCCTGGAGGAGTCCGGCATACAGTGCCCCGTCTGCCAGGCTCCCTGGCCCTCAGGTGCCGGCGCGCAGGCCCTGGACAACGTCTTCTTCGAGAGCCTGCAGCGGCGGCTGTCGGTGTACCAGCAGATCGCACGCGAGCAGGCGTTTTGCACCCGCTGCAAAGAGCTGGCCCACTACTGGTGCTTCGAGTGTGAGCAGCTCATCTGCGCCAAGTGCTTCGAGGCGCACCAGTGGTTCCTCAAGCACGAGGCCCGGCCGCTGGCGGAGCTCCGCAGCCAGTCGGTGCGGGAGTTTCTGGACGGCACCCGCAAGTCCAACAACATCTTCTGCTCCAACCCCAACCACCGCAGCCCTATGCTGACCAG CATCTACTGCCGAGGCTGCTCCAAGCCCTTGTGCTGCTCGTGCGCTCTCCTGGATAGGGACCACGGCGAGCTCAAGTGCGACATCAGCATGGAGATCCAGCAGCGGCAGGATGAGCTGGACACCATGACCCAGGACCTGCAGGAGCAGGACCGCAGCTTCGGGGCAGCGCAGGCGCAGATGCGCTCTGCCATCAGCCAGCTGGGCCGCGTACGCGCCGACACTGAGGAGTTCATCCGTGAGCGCGTGCGCGAGGTGGTAGCGCACGTGCTAGAGCAGGAGCGTGAGCTGCTGGAAGGCGTGGGTGCGCGGTACCAGCGCGACTATGAAGAGATAGCGGGCCAGCTGGGCCGGCTGGATGCTGTACTGCAGCGGATCCGTATGGGCAGCGTGCTGGTGCAGAGGATGAAACTATACGCCTCGGATCAGGAGGTGCTGGACATGCATGACTTCCTGCGCAAGGCACTCCACCAGCTGCGCCAAGAGGAGCCCCAGAGTCTGCGAGCCACTGTGCACACAGACAGCTTCAACGAATTCAGGGTGCGCCTGCAGGGCCTCGTCTCTTGCATCACCCAGGGTAGAG ATGCAGCTCTATCCAGGAGAGCCAGCCCAGAAGCTGCCAGCACTCCCAGAGACACTTGTGGCCCTGACCCG gggatcttcgcgacccagggatcaaaccccggtctccagcattggagacagacgctttaa
- the PML gene encoding protein PML isoform X6 — protein sequence MQQDPEPAGSPGPQQDPALPHSPSMPPPEALSEGHQSSHSDSPTEQATEEEFQFLRCQGCRAEAKCPKLLPCLHTLCSGCLEESGIQCPVCQAPWPSGAGAQALDNVFFESLQRRLSVYQQIAREQAFCTRCKELAHYWCFECEQLICAKCFEAHQWFLKHEARPLAELRSQSVREFLDGTRKSNNIFCSNPNHRSPMLTSIYCRGCSKPLCCSCALLDRDHGELKCDISMEIQQRQDELDTMTQDLQEQDRSFGAAQAQMRSAISQLGRVRADTEEFIRERVREVVAHVLEQERELLEGVGARYQRDYEEIAGQLGRLDAVLQRIRMGSVLVQRMKLYASDQEVLDMHDFLRKALHQLRQEEPQSLRATVHTDSFNEFRVRLQGLVSCITQGRDAALSRRASPEAASTPRDTCGPDPVESESEK from the exons ATGCAGCAGGATCCGGAACCTGCCGGATCTCCGGGGCCCCAGCAGGACCCCGCACTGCCCCACTCCCCCAGCATGCCTCCCCCGGAGGCACTCTCCGAAGGCCACCAGTCCAGCCACAGCGACAGCCCCACAGAG CAAGCCACGGAGGAAGAGTTCCAGTTCTTGCGCTGCCAGGGCTGCCGGGCAGAAGCTAAGTGCCCCAAGCTGCTGCCTTGTCTGCATACGCTGTGCTCAGGATGCCTGGAGGAGTCCGGCATACAGTGCCCCGTCTGCCAGGCTCCCTGGCCCTCAGGTGCCGGCGCGCAGGCCCTGGACAACGTCTTCTTCGAGAGCCTGCAGCGGCGGCTGTCGGTGTACCAGCAGATCGCACGCGAGCAGGCGTTTTGCACCCGCTGCAAAGAGCTGGCCCACTACTGGTGCTTCGAGTGTGAGCAGCTCATCTGCGCCAAGTGCTTCGAGGCGCACCAGTGGTTCCTCAAGCACGAGGCCCGGCCGCTGGCGGAGCTCCGCAGCCAGTCGGTGCGGGAGTTTCTGGACGGCACCCGCAAGTCCAACAACATCTTCTGCTCCAACCCCAACCACCGCAGCCCTATGCTGACCAG CATCTACTGCCGAGGCTGCTCCAAGCCCTTGTGCTGCTCGTGCGCTCTCCTGGATAGGGACCACGGCGAGCTCAAGTGCGACATCAGCATGGAGATCCAGCAGCGGCAGGATGAGCTGGACACCATGACCCAGGACCTGCAGGAGCAGGACCGCAGCTTCGGGGCAGCGCAGGCGCAGATGCGCTCTGCCATCAGCCAGCTGGGCCGCGTACGCGCCGACACTGAGGAGTTCATCCGTGAGCGCGTGCGCGAGGTGGTAGCGCACGTGCTAGAGCAGGAGCGTGAGCTGCTGGAAGGCGTGGGTGCGCGGTACCAGCGCGACTATGAAGAGATAGCGGGCCAGCTGGGCCGGCTGGATGCTGTACTGCAGCGGATCCGTATGGGCAGCGTGCTGGTGCAGAGGATGAAACTATACGCCTCGGATCAGGAGGTGCTGGACATGCATGACTTCCTGCGCAAGGCACTCCACCAGCTGCGCCAAGAGGAGCCCCAGAGTCTGCGAGCCACTGTGCACACAGACAGCTTCAACGAATTCAGGGTGCGCCTGCAGGGCCTCGTCTCTTGCATCACCCAGGGTAGAG ATGCAGCTCTATCCAGGAGAGCCAGCCCAGAAGCTGCCAGCACTCCCAGAGACACTTGTGGCCCTGACCCG gtggaaagtgaaagtgaaaagtga
- the PML gene encoding protein PML isoform X5 → MQQDPEPAGSPGPQQDPALPHSPSMPPPEALSEGHQSSHSDSPTEQATEEEFQFLRCQGCRAEAKCPKLLPCLHTLCSGCLEESGIQCPVCQAPWPSGAGAQALDNVFFESLQRRLSVYQQIAREQAFCTRCKELAHYWCFECEQLICAKCFEAHQWFLKHEARPLAELRSQSVREFLDGTRKSNNIFCSNPNHRSPMLTSIYCRGCSKPLCCSCALLDRDHGELKCDISMEIQQRQDELDTMTQDLQEQDRSFGAAQAQMRSAISQLGRVRADTEEFIRERVREVVAHVLEQERELLEGVGARYQRDYEEIAGQLGRLDAVLQRIRMGSVLVQRMKLYASDQEVLDMHDFLRKALHQLRQEEPQSLRATVHTDSFNEFRVRLQGLVSCITQGRDAALSRRASPEAASTPRDTCGPDPATEEREHLRE, encoded by the exons ATGCAGCAGGATCCGGAACCTGCCGGATCTCCGGGGCCCCAGCAGGACCCCGCACTGCCCCACTCCCCCAGCATGCCTCCCCCGGAGGCACTCTCCGAAGGCCACCAGTCCAGCCACAGCGACAGCCCCACAGAG CAAGCCACGGAGGAAGAGTTCCAGTTCTTGCGCTGCCAGGGCTGCCGGGCAGAAGCTAAGTGCCCCAAGCTGCTGCCTTGTCTGCATACGCTGTGCTCAGGATGCCTGGAGGAGTCCGGCATACAGTGCCCCGTCTGCCAGGCTCCCTGGCCCTCAGGTGCCGGCGCGCAGGCCCTGGACAACGTCTTCTTCGAGAGCCTGCAGCGGCGGCTGTCGGTGTACCAGCAGATCGCACGCGAGCAGGCGTTTTGCACCCGCTGCAAAGAGCTGGCCCACTACTGGTGCTTCGAGTGTGAGCAGCTCATCTGCGCCAAGTGCTTCGAGGCGCACCAGTGGTTCCTCAAGCACGAGGCCCGGCCGCTGGCGGAGCTCCGCAGCCAGTCGGTGCGGGAGTTTCTGGACGGCACCCGCAAGTCCAACAACATCTTCTGCTCCAACCCCAACCACCGCAGCCCTATGCTGACCAG CATCTACTGCCGAGGCTGCTCCAAGCCCTTGTGCTGCTCGTGCGCTCTCCTGGATAGGGACCACGGCGAGCTCAAGTGCGACATCAGCATGGAGATCCAGCAGCGGCAGGATGAGCTGGACACCATGACCCAGGACCTGCAGGAGCAGGACCGCAGCTTCGGGGCAGCGCAGGCGCAGATGCGCTCTGCCATCAGCCAGCTGGGCCGCGTACGCGCCGACACTGAGGAGTTCATCCGTGAGCGCGTGCGCGAGGTGGTAGCGCACGTGCTAGAGCAGGAGCGTGAGCTGCTGGAAGGCGTGGGTGCGCGGTACCAGCGCGACTATGAAGAGATAGCGGGCCAGCTGGGCCGGCTGGATGCTGTACTGCAGCGGATCCGTATGGGCAGCGTGCTGGTGCAGAGGATGAAACTATACGCCTCGGATCAGGAGGTGCTGGACATGCATGACTTCCTGCGCAAGGCACTCCACCAGCTGCGCCAAGAGGAGCCCCAGAGTCTGCGAGCCACTGTGCACACAGACAGCTTCAACGAATTCAGGGTGCGCCTGCAGGGCCTCGTCTCTTGCATCACCCAGGGTAGAG ATGCAGCTCTATCCAGGAGAGCCAGCCCAGAAGCTGCCAGCACTCCCAGAGACACTTGTGGCCCTGACCCG GCAACGGAGGAGAGAGAGCACCTGAGAGAATGA
- the PML gene encoding protein PML isoform X7: MQQDPEPAGSPGPQQDPALPHSPSMPPPEALSEGHQSSHSDSPTEQATEEEFQFLRCQGCRAEAKCPKLLPCLHTLCSGCLEESGIQCPVCQAPWPSGAGAQALDNVFFESLQRRLSVYQQIAREQAFCTRCKELAHYWCFECEQLICAKCFEAHQWFLKHEARPLAELRSQSVREFLDGTRKSNNIFCSNPNHRSPMLTSIYCRGCSKPLCCSCALLDRDHGELKCDISMEIQQRQDELDTMTQDLQEQDRSFGAAQAQMRSAISQLGRVRADTEEFIRERVREVVAHVLEQERELLEGVGARYQRDYEEIAGQLGRLDAVLQRIRMGSVLVQRMKLYASDQEVLDMHDFLRKALHQLRQEEPQSLRATVHTDSFNEFRVRLQGLVSCITQGRDAALSRRASPEAASTPRDTCGPDPRSASW; encoded by the exons ATGCAGCAGGATCCGGAACCTGCCGGATCTCCGGGGCCCCAGCAGGACCCCGCACTGCCCCACTCCCCCAGCATGCCTCCCCCGGAGGCACTCTCCGAAGGCCACCAGTCCAGCCACAGCGACAGCCCCACAGAG CAAGCCACGGAGGAAGAGTTCCAGTTCTTGCGCTGCCAGGGCTGCCGGGCAGAAGCTAAGTGCCCCAAGCTGCTGCCTTGTCTGCATACGCTGTGCTCAGGATGCCTGGAGGAGTCCGGCATACAGTGCCCCGTCTGCCAGGCTCCCTGGCCCTCAGGTGCCGGCGCGCAGGCCCTGGACAACGTCTTCTTCGAGAGCCTGCAGCGGCGGCTGTCGGTGTACCAGCAGATCGCACGCGAGCAGGCGTTTTGCACCCGCTGCAAAGAGCTGGCCCACTACTGGTGCTTCGAGTGTGAGCAGCTCATCTGCGCCAAGTGCTTCGAGGCGCACCAGTGGTTCCTCAAGCACGAGGCCCGGCCGCTGGCGGAGCTCCGCAGCCAGTCGGTGCGGGAGTTTCTGGACGGCACCCGCAAGTCCAACAACATCTTCTGCTCCAACCCCAACCACCGCAGCCCTATGCTGACCAG CATCTACTGCCGAGGCTGCTCCAAGCCCTTGTGCTGCTCGTGCGCTCTCCTGGATAGGGACCACGGCGAGCTCAAGTGCGACATCAGCATGGAGATCCAGCAGCGGCAGGATGAGCTGGACACCATGACCCAGGACCTGCAGGAGCAGGACCGCAGCTTCGGGGCAGCGCAGGCGCAGATGCGCTCTGCCATCAGCCAGCTGGGCCGCGTACGCGCCGACACTGAGGAGTTCATCCGTGAGCGCGTGCGCGAGGTGGTAGCGCACGTGCTAGAGCAGGAGCGTGAGCTGCTGGAAGGCGTGGGTGCGCGGTACCAGCGCGACTATGAAGAGATAGCGGGCCAGCTGGGCCGGCTGGATGCTGTACTGCAGCGGATCCGTATGGGCAGCGTGCTGGTGCAGAGGATGAAACTATACGCCTCGGATCAGGAGGTGCTGGACATGCATGACTTCCTGCGCAAGGCACTCCACCAGCTGCGCCAAGAGGAGCCCCAGAGTCTGCGAGCCACTGTGCACACAGACAGCTTCAACGAATTCAGGGTGCGCCTGCAGGGCCTCGTCTCTTGCATCACCCAGGGTAGAG ATGCAGCTCTATCCAGGAGAGCCAGCCCAGAAGCTGCCAGCACTCCCAGAGACACTTGTGGCCCTGACCCG